The following are encoded in a window of Streptomyces sp. Go-475 genomic DNA:
- a CDS encoding DEDDh family exonuclease, producing the protein MLEDLTTAAFSPTSWPTAYPKGYAVVDVETTGLARDDRIISAAVYRLDARGEVEDHWYTMVNPERDPGPVWIHGLTSEALEGAPLFQDIAEEFTARLAGRVLVAHNAVFDWQMIAREYARAEREAPVRQRLCTIALSKELGLPLPNHKLESLAAHFGVVQRRAHHALDDARVLAEAFRPSLKAAAANGVRLPLHECRPLTEWSDRPAAPRIGQQAGYGGSRPGSWRPSRKRPACPYPNPGRYEPGGRLKQGMRVAFSGDTSVERELLEDRATEAGLHVASSLSRLTSLLVTNDPDSGTSKVVKARQFGTPVVDEAAFGQLLADVEPASEE; encoded by the coding sequence ATGCTGGAAGACCTGACGACCGCCGCCTTCTCTCCCACGTCGTGGCCGACCGCGTATCCCAAGGGGTACGCGGTCGTTGACGTGGAGACCACGGGCCTGGCCCGGGACGACCGCATCATCTCCGCGGCCGTCTACCGGCTGGACGCGCGCGGCGAGGTCGAGGACCACTGGTACACGATGGTCAACCCGGAGCGTGACCCGGGCCCCGTGTGGATCCACGGACTGACGAGCGAGGCGCTCGAGGGCGCGCCCCTCTTCCAGGACATCGCCGAGGAGTTCACGGCCCGGCTGGCGGGGCGGGTGCTCGTCGCGCACAACGCCGTCTTCGACTGGCAGATGATCGCCCGGGAGTACGCGCGCGCGGAGCGCGAGGCGCCGGTGCGCCAGCGGCTGTGCACGATCGCGCTCTCCAAGGAGCTCGGGCTTCCGCTGCCCAACCACAAGCTGGAGTCCCTCGCGGCGCACTTCGGCGTGGTCCAGCGGCGGGCGCACCACGCGCTGGACGACGCGCGCGTGCTGGCGGAGGCGTTCCGGCCCAGCCTCAAGGCCGCGGCGGCGAACGGCGTACGGCTGCCGCTGCACGAGTGCCGGCCGCTGACCGAGTGGTCGGACCGCCCCGCCGCGCCCCGCATCGGGCAGCAGGCGGGCTACGGCGGGTCCCGGCCGGGCAGTTGGCGTCCCTCCCGGAAGCGGCCCGCCTGCCCCTACCCCAACCCGGGGCGCTACGAGCCGGGCGGGCGGCTCAAGCAGGGCATGCGGGTCGCCTTCTCGGGTGACACGTCGGTCGAGCGGGAGCTGCTGGAGGACCGCGCGACCGAGGCCGGGCTGCACGTGGCGTCGAGCCTGTCCCGGCTGACGAGCCTGCTCGTCACGAACGACCCGGACTCGGGCACGTCCAAGGTGGTCAAGGCCCGCCAGTTCGGCACGCCGGTCGTGGACGAGGCGGCGTTCGGGCAGCTCCTCGCGGACGTGGAGCCGGCGTCCGAGGAGTGA